The following are from one region of the Magallana gigas chromosome 6, xbMagGiga1.1, whole genome shotgun sequence genome:
- the LOC117688909 gene encoding perlucin isoform X1, with product MEKGLVVVLFSTIAAGCRNGWTVNKNSCYHVSRDTASWVEATRMCELHGGYLVRVESAEEQSFVQNLIQGLHARQYWLGGSDWTTEGAWVWEPYGQSINYTNWLHGQPDNSHNAEHCLMVDRHFHFKWLDSDCHTALHYICEDPEVVRPTSDEVIG from the exons ATGGAAAAGGGCCTCGTCGTAGTCCTATTTAGTACTATCG CTGCGGGCTGTCGGAATGGTTGGACAGTGAACAAGAATTCTTGTTACCATGTTAGTCGTGATACGGCGTCCTGGGTAGAGGCCACG AGAATGTGTGAGTTACATGGAGGCTATCTAGTGCGTGTCGAATCTGCTGAAGAACAATCATTTGTACAAAACTTGATTCAAGGACTCCATG CACGACAGTACTGGTTAGGAGGCTCAGATTGGACAACAGAAGGCGCATGGGTATGGGAACCATATGGCCAATCCATAAACTACACCAATTGGTTACACGGACAACCGGATAACAGTCACAATGCCGAACATTGTCTAATGGTGGACCGgcatttccattttaaatggtTGGACTCTGACTGTCATACAGCTCTTCACTATATATGTGAAGACCC CGAGGTTGTGAGACCTACATCCGATGAAGTTATAGGATGA
- the LOC117688909 gene encoding perlucin isoform X2 yields MEKGLVVVLFSTIAAGCRNGWTVNKNSCYHVSRDTASWVEATRMCELHGGYLVRVESAEEQSFVQNLIQGLHARQYWLGGSDWTTEGAWVWEPYGQSINYTNWLHGQPDNSHNAEHCLMVDRHFHFKWLDSDCHTALHYICEDPEGDITIGEVLG; encoded by the exons ATGGAAAAGGGCCTCGTCGTAGTCCTATTTAGTACTATCG CTGCGGGCTGTCGGAATGGTTGGACAGTGAACAAGAATTCTTGTTACCATGTTAGTCGTGATACGGCGTCCTGGGTAGAGGCCACG AGAATGTGTGAGTTACATGGAGGCTATCTAGTGCGTGTCGAATCTGCTGAAGAACAATCATTTGTACAAAACTTGATTCAAGGACTCCATG CACGACAGTACTGGTTAGGAGGCTCAGATTGGACAACAGAAGGCGCATGGGTATGGGAACCATATGGCCAATCCATAAACTACACCAATTGGTTACACGGACAACCGGATAACAGTCACAATGCCGAACATTGTCTAATGGTGGACCGgcatttccattttaaatggtTGGACTCTGACTGTCATACAGCTCTTCACTATATATGTGAAGACCC CGAGGGAGACATTACAATCGGTGAAGTTTTGGGATAA
- the LOC136276340 gene encoding perlucin-like: protein MEKGLGLVLLASLAAGCQNGWTVNKNSCYHVSRDTASWVEATRMCEIHGSYLVWVESAEEQTFVQNLLQGHHHEHNYWLGGSDWTSEGTWLWEPYGKAINYTNWVHGQPDNSHNAEHCLLLDRHSHYKWKDNDCHEAFHYICEDSDGMKPTSSEVLG from the exons ATGGAAAAGGGTCTTGGCCTTGTCCTCCTTGCTTCTCTTG CTGCGGGCTGTCAGAATGGTTGGACGGTGAACAAGAATTCTTGTTACCACGTCAGCCGTGATACGGCGTCCTGGGTAGAGGCCACG AGAATGTGTGAGATACATGGGAGCTATCTAGTTTGGGTAGAATCTGCTGAAGAGCAAACTTTTGTACAAAACTTGCTTCAAGGACACCATCATG AACACAATTACTGGTTGGGAGGATCTGATTGGACATCTGAAGGCACGTGGTTATGGGAGCCATATGGCAAAGCCATAAACTACACGAACTGGGTACATGGACAGCCAGATAACAGTCACAATGCCGAACATTGCCTCCTTTTGGACAGACATTCCCATTATAAATGGAAAGACAATGACTGCCATGAGGCTTTTCACTATATTTGTGAGGACTC CGACGGAATGAAGCCTACATCAAGTGAAGTTTTGGGATAG
- the LOC117688908 gene encoding perlucin — protein MTSLIVSQTTGFSMTLIIGCILFLLDIAFGCPPGWTTFNTSCYHLSIEEESWVDSMKMCEIHGAYLVHINSASEDTFITNQMITNGVKELWLGGSDWNVEGVWVWEPEGDLFQYSNFDHHEPDNYGDDENCVRKEQSAHYRWNDKPCDHRYSYICETSNKVGNPALG, from the exons ATGACTAGTCTGATAGTATCTCAGACAACTGGATTTAGTATGACTTTGATCATTGGGTGTATTCTTTTCCTTCTTGATATAG CTTTTGGGTGTCCCCCCGGATGGACTACTTTCAACACGTCTTGCTATCATTTATCAATAGAGGAAGAATCGTGGGTGGATAGCATG AAAATGTGCGAGATACATGGTGCATACTTGGTTCACATTAACAGTGCCAGTGAGGATACATTTATAACCAATCAAATGATAACTAATGGAG TGAAGGAGCTGTGGTTAGGCGGTTCCGATTGGAATGTAGAAGGAGTGTGGGTATGGGAACCGGAAGGAGACTTGTTTCAATACTCCAATTTTGATCACCATGAACCTGACAACTATGGTGATGATGAAAATTGTGTGAGAAAAGAACAATCTGCTCATTACCGTTGGAATGACAAACCATGTGACCATCGTTATTCTTATATTTGCGAAACTTC CAATAAAGTCGGAAATCCAGCATTGGGCTAA
- the LOC105333685 gene encoding perlucin-like protein isoform X1, with amino-acid sequence MHMRTSMNSLIVTQTTGFSMTLIIGCILFLLDIAFGCPPGWTTFNTSCYHLSLEEESWMDSMKMCEIHGAYLVHVTSASEDTFTTNLMVTNGAGHAWMGGSDWTVEGMWVWEPEGELIQYSNFAGGEPNNKDGQNCLKKGISQHYHWNDQDCDRLYPYICETTNKDENPVVG; translated from the exons ATGCACATGCGTACCAGCATGAATAGTTTGATAGTAACACAGACAACTGGATTTAGCATGACTCTGATCATTGGATGTATACTTTTCCTTCTTGATATAG CTTTTGGGTGTCCCCCCGGATGGACTACTTTCAACACGTCTTGCTATCATTTATCATTAGAGGAAGAATCATGGATGGATAGCATG AAAATGTGCGAGATACACGGTGCATACCTGGTTCATGTAACCAGTGCCAGTGAGGATACATTTACAACCAATCTAATGGTAACTAATGGAG CGGGTCATGCATGGATGGGCGGTTCTGATTGGACTGTAGAGGGAATGTGGGTATGGGAACCGGAAGGAGAGTTGATTCAATACTCAAATTTTGCTGGCGGTGAACCCAACAACAAGGACGGTCAAAATTGTCTGAAAAAGGGTATTAGTCAGCATTACCATTGGAATGACCAAGACTGTGACAGACTTTATCCTTATATTTGCGAAACTAC CAATAAAGATGAAAATCCAGTAGTTGGCTAA
- the LOC105333685 gene encoding perlucin-like protein isoform X2, translating into MTMVIGCILFLLDIAFGCPPGWTTFNTSCYHLSLEEESWMDSMKMCEIHGAYLVHVTSASEDTFTTNLMVTNGAGHAWMGGSDWTVEGMWVWEPEGELIQYSNFAGGEPNNKDGQNCLKKGISQHYHWNDQDCDRLYPYICETTNKDENPVVG; encoded by the exons CTTTTGGGTGTCCCCCCGGATGGACTACTTTCAACACGTCTTGCTATCATTTATCATTAGAGGAAGAATCATGGATGGATAGCATG AAAATGTGCGAGATACACGGTGCATACCTGGTTCATGTAACCAGTGCCAGTGAGGATACATTTACAACCAATCTAATGGTAACTAATGGAG CGGGTCATGCATGGATGGGCGGTTCTGATTGGACTGTAGAGGGAATGTGGGTATGGGAACCGGAAGGAGAGTTGATTCAATACTCAAATTTTGCTGGCGGTGAACCCAACAACAAGGACGGTCAAAATTGTCTGAAAAAGGGTATTAGTCAGCATTACCATTGGAATGACCAAGACTGTGACAGACTTTATCCTTATATTTGCGAAACTAC CAATAAAGATGAAAATCCAGTAGTTGGCTAA